A section of the Bacillus sp. HSf4 genome encodes:
- the parE gene encoding DNA topoisomerase IV subunit B — MVKKQQVDYNDDSIQVLEGLEAVRKRPGMYIGSTDSRGLHHLVYEIVDNSVDEVLAGHGDHIIVKIHKDNSISVQDRGRGMPTGMHKLGKPTPEIILTVLHAGGKFGQGGYKTSGGLHGVGASVVNALSEWLTVTIERDGNVYKQRFENGGKPVTSLEKIGTTKKTGTLIHFKPDPKMFSTTTYNFETLSERLRESAFLLKGLKIELIDERHQTKETFLYETGIEAFVAYLNEEKDALCEVVSFEGEHNGIEVDFAFQFNDGYSENILSFVNNVRTKDGGTHESGAKTAMTRAFNEYARKVALLKEKDKNLEGTDIREGLSAIVSVRIPEELLQFEGQTKGKLGTSEARSAVDAIVSEQLAYFLEENRETATLLVKKAIKASQAREAARKAREEARSGKKRKKSEATLSGKLTPAQSRNPAKNELYLVEGDSAGGSAKQGRDRKFQAVLPLRGKVINTEKAKLADIFKNEEINTIIHAIGGGVGVDFDIEDINYDKVIIMTDADTDGAHIQVLLLTFFYRYMKPLIEHGKVFIALPPLYKVSKGSGKKEIVEYAWSDEEMDDVLKKVGKGYTIQRYKGLGEMNADQLWETTMNPESRTLVRVKIDDAARVERRVTTLMGDKVEPRRKWIEKNVAFGLDEESNILENENLSVAEEV, encoded by the coding sequence TTGGTTAAAAAACAGCAGGTTGACTATAATGATGATTCCATACAGGTGCTCGAAGGCCTTGAAGCGGTCAGAAAACGCCCCGGCATGTACATCGGTTCAACGGACAGCCGCGGCTTGCACCATCTCGTTTATGAAATCGTCGATAATTCCGTTGACGAAGTTCTGGCGGGCCACGGGGATCACATTATAGTGAAAATACATAAAGATAACAGCATATCGGTGCAAGACAGAGGCCGGGGAATGCCAACAGGAATGCATAAGCTCGGCAAACCGACTCCGGAAATTATTTTAACCGTCCTTCACGCAGGAGGTAAATTCGGCCAAGGCGGCTATAAAACGAGCGGAGGTCTGCACGGTGTCGGTGCATCCGTCGTCAACGCTCTGTCCGAATGGCTGACGGTGACGATCGAACGGGACGGAAATGTCTACAAACAGCGGTTTGAAAACGGCGGTAAACCGGTAACATCCCTTGAGAAAATCGGAACGACTAAAAAAACCGGCACCCTGATTCATTTTAAGCCGGACCCCAAGATGTTCAGCACGACGACCTATAACTTTGAAACGCTTTCAGAACGGCTGAGAGAATCAGCCTTTTTATTAAAAGGATTAAAAATTGAGCTGATTGATGAACGCCATCAAACGAAAGAAACTTTTTTGTATGAAACCGGCATCGAAGCTTTCGTCGCTTATTTGAACGAAGAAAAAGACGCGCTTTGCGAAGTGGTTTCCTTTGAAGGCGAACATAACGGGATCGAAGTCGATTTCGCGTTCCAGTTTAATGACGGCTATTCCGAAAACATACTGTCCTTTGTCAACAATGTCAGGACGAAGGACGGCGGGACCCATGAGTCCGGAGCCAAAACAGCGATGACGAGAGCATTCAACGAGTATGCGAGAAAGGTTGCGCTGTTAAAAGAAAAGGACAAAAATCTGGAAGGAACGGATATCAGAGAAGGATTGTCTGCGATCGTTTCTGTGCGCATACCGGAAGAGCTTCTTCAGTTTGAAGGACAGACAAAAGGCAAGCTCGGCACAAGTGAAGCAAGATCAGCGGTTGACGCTATCGTTTCCGAGCAGCTCGCCTATTTCCTTGAAGAAAATAGAGAAACCGCGACTTTGCTTGTGAAAAAGGCCATCAAAGCTTCACAGGCAAGGGAAGCAGCCCGAAAAGCAAGAGAAGAAGCGAGAAGCGGCAAAAAGAGAAAAAAATCGGAAGCGACATTAAGCGGTAAACTGACGCCTGCCCAATCAAGAAACCCGGCTAAAAACGAACTGTATCTTGTTGAGGGTGATTCTGCAGGCGGTTCAGCCAAGCAGGGAAGAGACCGGAAATTCCAGGCGGTTCTGCCGCTCCGCGGAAAGGTCATCAATACAGAAAAAGCAAAGCTTGCCGATATCTTCAAAAATGAAGAAATTAATACGATCATTCATGCGATAGGCGGGGGCGTCGGCGTCGATTTTGATATTGAAGACATCAACTATGACAAAGTCATCATCATGACGGATGCCGATACAGACGGTGCGCATATCCAGGTGCTTCTGTTAACCTTTTTCTACCGCTATATGAAACCGCTGATCGAGCACGGAAAAGTGTTTATCGCGCTGCCGCCGCTCTATAAGGTCAGCAAGGGCTCAGGCAAAAAAGAAATCGTTGAGTACGCCTGGTCTGATGAAGAAATGGACGATGTTCTGAAAAAAGTCGGAAAAGGATATACGATACAGCGCTATAAAGGTCTCGGAGAAATGAATGCAGATCAGCTTTGGGAAACGACGATGAACCCTGAATCAAGGACGCTCGTCAGGGTCAAAATCGATGATGCGGCCCGCGTTGAACGGCGCGTAACGACATTGATGGGGGACAAAGTTGAACCGAGGAGAAAGTGGATTGAGAAAAATGTCGCTTTCGGACTTGATGAAGAAAGCAATATTTTGGAAAATGAGAACTTATCGGTCGCTGAGGAGGTTTAA
- the parC gene encoding DNA topoisomerase IV subunit A, translated as MAQPEIFHDLPLEDVIGDRFGRYSKYIIQDRALPDARDGLKPVQRRILYAMHAEGNTHDKNFRKAAKTVGNVIGNYHPHGDSSVYEAMVRMSQDWKVRNVLIEMHGNNGSIDGDPPAAMRYTEARLSAIASELLRDIDKETVEFVPNFDDTSKEPVVLPAMFPNLLVNGSTGISAGYATDIPPHNLGEVIDAVIKRIDSPNCSVDELMELVKGPDFPTGGIIQGKEGIKKAYETGKGKIIIRGKAEIETIRGGRQQIVITEIPFEVNKANLVKKIDEFRIERKVEGISEVRDETDRTGLRIVIELKKEADAQGILNFLYKNADLQIPYNFNMVAIHNRRPMLMNLTSILDAYIEHQKEVITNRSQYELRKAKERHHIVEGLMKALSILDEVISTIRSSNDKRDAKNNLIAKFAFTEPQAEAIVSLQLYRLTNTDITALQEEAKELNRKIQELEAILSNDRKLLKVIKDNLQKLKKTYAGERLSVIEEKIEEIKINLEVMVASEDVYVTVTKDGYIKRTSQRSFAASNGQDFGMKDTDRLLCQLEMNTTDVLLLFTNKGSYVYCPVHQLPDIRWKDLGQHITNIISIDSDESVVKAIPVREFTESEYLLFFTKNGMTKRTQLLQYKAQRYSKALVALNLKGDDEVVDVHVTDGTKDVFIATHTGYGLWFTEEEISVVGARAAGVKGVNLKEGDFVVSGQILEESDVLVLVTQRGSVKRMNRSEFEKTSRAKRGVLMLRELKKKPHRIAGLLACSYHDQIMIQTEKGSAEEMLVKEIKLHDRYSNGSFIIDEDEAGKVTDVWLSKHEQE; from the coding sequence ATGGCACAGCCAGAGATTTTTCATGATTTACCATTGGAAGACGTGATCGGCGACCGTTTCGGCCGATACAGCAAATACATCATTCAAGACCGGGCGCTTCCTGATGCGCGCGATGGACTGAAGCCGGTGCAAAGGAGAATTCTGTACGCCATGCACGCGGAAGGAAACACGCATGACAAAAACTTCCGCAAAGCCGCGAAAACGGTCGGGAATGTGATCGGGAACTACCATCCGCATGGGGACAGTTCCGTGTACGAAGCGATGGTGAGGATGAGCCAGGATTGGAAGGTTCGCAACGTGCTGATTGAAATGCACGGAAACAACGGAAGCATCGACGGCGATCCGCCCGCTGCGATGCGTTATACAGAAGCGAGGCTTTCGGCGATTGCTTCAGAGCTTTTGCGGGACATCGATAAAGAAACGGTCGAGTTTGTGCCGAACTTTGATGATACAAGCAAGGAGCCTGTTGTTCTGCCGGCGATGTTCCCGAATTTGCTTGTGAACGGATCGACGGGAATATCCGCGGGATATGCGACAGACATCCCGCCTCACAACCTAGGAGAAGTGATCGACGCCGTCATTAAACGAATCGATTCGCCCAACTGCAGTGTTGATGAACTCATGGAGCTTGTCAAAGGGCCCGATTTTCCGACAGGCGGCATCATCCAGGGGAAAGAAGGCATTAAAAAGGCCTATGAAACCGGAAAAGGCAAAATCATCATCAGAGGAAAAGCCGAGATCGAAACGATTAGAGGCGGCCGCCAGCAAATTGTTATCACGGAAATTCCGTTTGAAGTCAATAAAGCAAATTTAGTGAAAAAAATCGACGAATTCCGGATTGAGCGCAAAGTTGAAGGAATTTCCGAAGTCCGCGATGAGACCGATCGCACAGGTCTCAGAATCGTGATCGAACTGAAAAAAGAAGCGGATGCACAAGGTATTTTGAATTTCTTGTATAAAAATGCGGATCTGCAAATTCCATACAACTTCAACATGGTCGCCATCCATAACAGAAGACCGATGCTGATGAATCTCACTTCTATTTTAGATGCCTATATCGAGCATCAGAAAGAAGTGATCACCAATCGTTCTCAGTATGAGCTGAGAAAGGCGAAGGAAAGGCATCATATCGTCGAAGGATTGATGAAAGCACTGTCGATCCTCGATGAAGTCATCTCGACGATCCGCTCTTCAAATGATAAGCGGGACGCCAAAAACAACTTGATTGCAAAGTTCGCATTCACAGAACCGCAGGCGGAAGCCATCGTTTCCTTGCAGCTGTACAGATTGACAAACACCGATATAACCGCTTTGCAGGAAGAAGCGAAAGAGCTGAATCGGAAAATACAGGAGCTGGAAGCGATCCTTTCTAATGATCGGAAGCTTTTGAAGGTCATCAAAGACAACTTGCAAAAGTTGAAAAAAACCTATGCAGGCGAGAGGCTCTCTGTGATCGAAGAAAAGATCGAAGAGATCAAAATCAACCTTGAAGTAATGGTAGCCTCAGAGGACGTCTATGTAACCGTAACGAAAGACGGCTATATCAAACGTACAAGCCAAAGATCGTTTGCCGCTTCAAACGGACAGGATTTCGGCATGAAGGATACCGACCGTCTGCTTTGCCAACTGGAAATGAACACGACAGATGTGCTGCTTTTGTTTACGAACAAAGGAAGCTATGTGTATTGTCCGGTTCACCAGCTGCCGGATATCAGGTGGAAAGACCTTGGTCAGCATATTACGAACATCATTTCCATTGACAGTGATGAGTCTGTCGTCAAAGCGATTCCTGTCAGGGAATTTACCGAGTCGGAATATCTTCTGTTTTTCACGAAAAACGGAATGACGAAAAGAACGCAGCTTCTTCAATATAAAGCACAGCGTTATTCAAAAGCCTTGGTCGCGCTTAATTTAAAAGGCGATGACGAAGTGGTCGATGTCCATGTCACAGACGGGACGAAAGACGTATTCATCGCTACACATACAGGCTATGGCTTATGGTTCACAGAGGAAGAAATCAGTGTTGTCGGCGCCAGAGCGGCCGGTGTTAAAGGCGTGAACTTAAAAGAAGGCGATTTTGTCGTCTCAGGACAGATTTTAGAGGAATCAGATGTGCTCGTCCTCGTCACACAGCGCGGCTCAGTCAAGCGAATGAACCGCAGCGAATTCGAAAAAACCTCGCGGGCCAAACGAGGCGTTCTCATGCTGCGGGAACTGAAGAAAAAACCTCACCGCATCGCCGGACTGCTTGCCTGCTCATATCATGACCAGATCATGATTCAAACTGAAAAAGGCTCCGCAGAGGAGATGCTTGTCAAAGAAATCAAACTGCATGACCGGTACAGCAACGGTTCATTCATCATCGACGAAGATGAAGCCGGAAAAGTAACAGATGTCTGGCTTAGCAAACATGAACAGGAGTGA